Genomic DNA from Thermotoga sp.:
CGGCCGTCAAAAGCAAAGCATCCGCACCGTCGAAGATGGCGTTCGCTATGTCTGCGACCTCCGCACGAGTCGGATATGGGTGTTCTATCATCGATTCAAGAATCTGTGTGGCCACCACAACGGGTTTGGAGTAATATTTCGCAATTCTTATGATCTCTTTCTGAACGATGGGTACCTCTTCTATGGGGATCTCTACACCCAGGTCTCCTCGAGCCACCATGACGGCGTCGCTCACCTTTACTATGTCCTCCAAACGTTCTAGAGCCTTCTTCGTTTCTATCTTTGCGATTATGGGGATATCTTTTCCGTGCTTTTTGATTTCTTCCTTTGCTTTGAGAATGTCCTCTGGCCTTCTTACGAAAGAGAGCGCGAAGAATTCTACATCATGAAGCGTACCAAGCTCAATGAACTCTCTGTCTCTATCGGTGATGGATTCCACCGAGAGATCCGCGGTTGGAACGTTCACACCTCTTCTGTGCGTGATTCTCCCGCCAACTTTCACAACCGTTTTCACATCCGTGTCTGTTGTTTCGAGTACCTCAAGAACGATCTCCCCATCGCTCAACAAGATGGTATCTCCTTTCTTCACGTCCCTTGGGAGCGTCCTCAGATTGACGGAAACAATCTTCTCATTCCCCAAAAACTCCTTTGTGGTCAGTGTGAAGATCTGGCCCTCTTTCAGCTCCACGAACTCTTTCTCGAGGTAACCTGTTCTAACCTTTGGACCTGCAAGGTCGATCACGATCGCTATCGGTTTTTTCTTCCTTTTCCTCAGATCTTTTATCTTCAGAATCTTCTGCTCCTGTTCGTTCCAATCGCCATGAGAAGTGTTTATTCTGAAAACGTTAACTCCAAGATCTATCATTTTTTCTATCATTTCGTGGCTGTCGGTCCTCGGTCCGACCGTGCAAACGATCTTGGTGCTCCTCACTACTTTCACCTCGTTTCATGAAAGCAAGTGTGCTATTTCATAGAGTTTCCTGTCAATAGTCTTCTTGGCCGAAAGGGCCTCCATTATGGGAACCCTGACGAACTTGCTGCCTTGGAGTGCTATCATTACATCCACTTCGCCGTCTAGAAGGGCTTCGACAGCTTCCACTCCCATGCTCAGCGCTAGTCTTCTGTCGAACGCTGTCGGAGAACCACCTCTTTGAACATGACCCAGTATCGTGATCCTCGTTTCGTAACCTATTCTGTATTCGAGGTGCCTTGCGACAGTGTAGGCGCTTGCCGCACCCTCTGCGACAACGATGATACTGTTTATCTTTCCTCTTCTTCTTTCCTGAAGTATCCTGTCGGCGAGCTGAGAATAATCCACGGGTATCTCTGGTACGATGATGGCTTCCGCTCCCGTTACCAAACCTGCCATGAGTGCAATATAACCCGAATGTCTTCCCATGACCTCCACGATGAACGCTCTCTCGTGTGAACTTGCAGTGTCTTTCAGTTTCTGAATAGCGTCCATGACGGTGTTCAGACATGTGTCCACTCCGATGCACATGTCGGTGAGTCCGATATCGTTGTCTATGGTCGCGGGAATCCCGACGACGGGTATATTGTGTTCTTCATAAAGAAGGTGCGCTCCCGTGAGACTCCCTTCGCCACCGATGACGATCAGACCTTCTATTTCGTGCTTTTTCAACTGCTTCGCCGCTGTTTTCCTACCTTCCTCCATCTTGAACTCTTCACATCTCGAAGTCCTCAGTATCGTACCACCCTTTTCTGTGATCCCTGCAACATTCTTGTACTCGAGCTTCACGAAATCACCGTCTATGAGGCCAGAGTAGCCTCTT
This window encodes:
- the pfkA gene encoding 6-phosphofructokinase → MKKIAVLTSGGDAPGMNAAVRAVVRYGVKNGLEVIGVRRGYSGLIDGDFVKLEYKNVAGITEKGGTILRTSRCEEFKMEEGRKTAAKQLKKHEIEGLIVIGGEGSLTGAHLLYEEHNIPVVGIPATIDNDIGLTDMCIGVDTCLNTVMDAIQKLKDTASSHERAFIVEVMGRHSGYIALMAGLVTGAEAIIVPEIPVDYSQLADRILQERRRGKINSIIVVAEGAASAYTVARHLEYRIGYETRITILGHVQRGGSPTAFDRRLALSMGVEAVEALLDGEVDVMIALQGSKFVRVPIMEALSAKKTIDRKLYEIAHLLS
- the pyk gene encoding pyruvate kinase; this encodes MRSTKIVCTVGPRTDSHEMIEKMIDLGVNVFRINTSHGDWNEQEQKILKIKDLRKRKKKPIAIVIDLAGPKVRTGYLEKEFVELKEGQIFTLTTKEFLGNEKIVSVNLRTLPRDVKKGDTILLSDGEIVLEVLETTDTDVKTVVKVGGRITHRRGVNVPTADLSVESITDRDREFIELGTLHDVEFFALSFVRRPEDILKAKEEIKKHGKDIPIIAKIETKKALERLEDIVKVSDAVMVARGDLGVEIPIEEVPIVQKEIIRIAKYYSKPVVVATQILESMIEHPYPTRAEVADIANAIFDGADALLLTAETAVGKYPLEAIKVLSKVAEEVEKKLEFFRTLEYDTNDVSEAISHACWQLSRSLKATLIITPTISGSTAIRISKYNVPQPIVALTPEERTYHRLSIVRKVIPVLAESCSQELEFIKKGLRKIEEMGLVEKGDLVVLTSGVPGKVGTTNTIRVLRVE